Proteins encoded within one genomic window of Bradyrhizobium sp. 186:
- a CDS encoding L,D-transpeptidase, producing the protein MNSVNGSGFSAKPARLWQVAILTAAGAIGTASQAEAAFYYWTDYSDGSSYGRQERQPEIPRQKPQKRGAAGKKDVVAEKENGTKPQGPLVIVVSIDRQKVTVYDTNGVFAEAPVSTGMKGHSTPMGVFSIIQKHKFHHSNIYSGAPMPYMQRITWSGVAMHAGMLPGYPASHGCIRMPMAFAVKMWNWTRMGARVVVTPGQMTPQNFSHPLLASVRVPPQPAASLQPTTTVGEKADKGAVDGEVAEAKPVETKTASADAVLELRSSVGHAVMSDVTTGNASAREEAAAPAADAAAKPAEGAEAPKTATTEDKPADKIEAAKVETAKPEPAKAESAKTEAADTAKKPDTTVTATTPAASPDAKKDESRVADPAPAAKPEAPKRAGQIAVFISRKDSKLYVRQNFSPLFEVPITIAASDRPLGTHVFTAEVDKTDTNALHWSVVSLPVSIRSAAREDDGRMTRRQRGAAVIPVAAKPVVTPDSPAEALDRVSIPADTMAKINEMLTSGSSIIISDQGINQGETGEGTDFIVRLY; encoded by the coding sequence ATGAATAGCGTGAACGGGTCTGGTTTTTCTGCCAAGCCGGCGCGGCTGTGGCAGGTCGCCATTTTGACGGCGGCGGGTGCGATCGGCACGGCCAGCCAGGCGGAAGCAGCGTTTTATTATTGGACGGATTATTCCGACGGGTCCTCCTACGGCCGGCAGGAGCGGCAGCCCGAAATACCGCGGCAGAAGCCGCAGAAGCGCGGCGCAGCCGGCAAGAAGGACGTCGTCGCCGAGAAGGAAAACGGCACGAAGCCGCAAGGGCCGCTTGTCATTGTCGTCTCGATCGATCGGCAGAAGGTCACCGTCTACGACACCAACGGTGTGTTCGCAGAAGCCCCGGTGTCGACCGGCATGAAGGGCCATTCGACACCGATGGGTGTGTTCAGCATCATCCAGAAGCACAAATTCCACCACTCCAACATCTATAGCGGCGCGCCGATGCCGTACATGCAGCGGATCACCTGGTCCGGCGTCGCCATGCATGCCGGTATGCTGCCTGGCTATCCGGCCTCGCACGGCTGCATCCGCATGCCGATGGCGTTCGCCGTGAAGATGTGGAACTGGACCAGGATGGGCGCGCGCGTCGTCGTCACGCCCGGCCAGATGACTCCGCAAAACTTCTCGCATCCCCTGCTCGCCTCCGTGCGCGTCCCGCCGCAGCCTGCGGCGAGCCTCCAACCGACGACGACCGTTGGCGAAAAGGCAGACAAGGGCGCGGTCGACGGCGAGGTCGCTGAAGCAAAGCCGGTCGAGACCAAGACCGCCAGCGCGGACGCCGTGCTCGAGCTGCGCTCGTCGGTCGGACACGCCGTGATGTCGGATGTGACGACCGGCAACGCGTCGGCGCGCGAGGAAGCCGCCGCACCTGCCGCTGACGCAGCGGCGAAGCCCGCCGAGGGCGCGGAAGCGCCCAAGACGGCGACGACCGAAGACAAGCCCGCCGACAAGATCGAAGCCGCCAAGGTCGAAACTGCAAAGCCCGAGCCCGCGAAAGCGGAGTCGGCCAAGACTGAGGCTGCCGACACCGCAAAGAAGCCCGACACAACTGTTACGGCCACAACGCCGGCCGCCTCGCCGGATGCGAAGAAGGACGAGAGCCGGGTCGCCGATCCCGCGCCCGCCGCAAAGCCGGAGGCGCCGAAGCGGGCCGGCCAGATCGCGGTCTTCATCAGCCGCAAGGATTCCAAGCTCTACGTGCGACAGAATTTTTCGCCGCTGTTCGAAGTGCCCATCACGATCGCCGCGAGCGACCGGCCGCTTGGCACGCACGTCTTCACCGCCGAGGTCGACAAGACCGACACCAATGCGCTGCATTGGTCGGTGGTGTCGCTGCCCGTGTCGATACGATCCGCCGCCCGAGAGGACGACGGCCGCATGACGCGCCGCCAGCGTGGTGCCGCCGTGATCCCGGTCGCCGCAAAGCCCGTGGTCACCCCGGATAGCCCGGCCGAGGCGCTTGACCGCGTCTCGATCCCCGCCGACACCATGGCGAAGATCAACGAAATGCTCACCAGCGGCAGCTCGATCATCATCTCCGATCAAGGCATCAACCAGGGCGAGACCGGCGAAGGCACCGACTTCATCGTGCGCCTGTACTGA
- a CDS encoding CreA family protein — protein sequence MSSRFPALSGIRLKGFALFLLLLVLPAASASAADEPDLIFRRSTVFKLMSPNDKLATYGLDDPEVEGVACHFTVPEKGGFKGWLGLAEEVSDVSLACRQVGPIKFKDKMEQGDDMFRRRRSLFFKKMQIVRGCDAKRNVLVYMVYSDRLIEGSPKNSTSTVPIMPWGAADANVQKCGDFFTQ from the coding sequence ATGTCATCTCGTTTCCCCGCTCTTTCCGGCATCCGCTTGAAAGGCTTCGCTTTATTCCTCCTGCTGCTGGTCTTGCCGGCGGCGTCCGCCTCAGCCGCCGACGAGCCGGATCTGATTTTCCGCCGCTCCACCGTGTTCAAATTGATGAGCCCGAATGACAAGCTCGCGACCTATGGCCTCGACGATCCCGAGGTCGAGGGTGTGGCGTGTCATTTCACGGTGCCGGAAAAGGGCGGCTTCAAGGGCTGGCTCGGCCTTGCCGAGGAGGTCTCGGACGTCTCGCTTGCCTGCCGTCAGGTCGGACCCATCAAGTTCAAGGACAAGATGGAGCAGGGCGACGACATGTTCCGGCGGCGCCGCTCGCTGTTCTTCAAGAAGATGCAGATCGTGCGCGGCTGCGACGCCAAGCGCAACGTGCTGGTCTACATGGTCTATTCGGACAGGCTGATCGAGGGCTCGCCGAAGAACTCGACCTCGACCGTGCCGATCATGCCGTGGGGTGCGGCTGACGCAAACGTCCAGAAGTGCGGCGACTTCTTCACTCAGTGA
- a CDS encoding DUF6719 family protein, with product MLLRRATCLSLLISIALATTAQAGTVGREQDIVDLKLGQRVQVDDGTCPAGQVKEVRGAKMTDKGVSRTSTCVPRFGPKSKR from the coding sequence ATGCTGCTGCGCCGCGCGACTTGCCTCTCGCTCCTCATCTCCATCGCGCTCGCCACGACAGCCCAGGCAGGCACCGTCGGACGCGAACAGGACATCGTCGATCTCAAGCTCGGCCAGCGTGTGCAAGTGGATGACGGAACTTGTCCCGCCGGACAGGTCAAGGAAGTGCGCGGCGCCAAGATGACCGACAAGGGCGTCTCGCGGACGAGCACCTGCGTGCCGCGGTTCGGTCCGAAATCAAAGCGATGA
- a CDS encoding PLP-dependent aminotransferase family protein encodes MQKIPTNFVPSPAKAELPLDLTGPHITDGASAAHRLYQALCEMIVGGLMKPGEPLPPSRTLAKQTGFRRNAIVTAYERLIADGFAEAIVGSGTFVAARIPARATGPKKPIAIVESPTQGAFSLGCTHIDERALQRFRAFVGRRMRAFGAEHLHYGDPRGSRELRAAIADHLLSARGLRCDPDQIMLTSGTLHALRIVLSAILKPHDQVWCEDPGYPAARKTIAHCGYRAVPVAVDEHGMRVAKGRTAAPSARAAYVTPSHQFPLGVQMSMPRRLELLDWAKTAGAFVLEDDYDSEFRYDGAPLMSLAGIDRLQRVIYMGTFAKTLFPGLRIGYCAMPDRLIADVTAARAALDRFPGTLMEGAVADMLNSGAFAANLKRVRKLYREARDALAETLEAASGGALSVPVPSQGLHLVARFDPSVDLSVAAEAKQAAGAEGWLLADTYSRARPLPGFVLGFSGHAVPQLVASAERLARESRAALRAKGKSARRA; translated from the coding sequence ATGCAAAAGATTCCGACCAATTTTGTCCCCTCGCCGGCCAAGGCCGAGCTACCGCTGGACCTCACCGGCCCGCACATCACGGATGGCGCCTCCGCCGCGCACCGGCTGTACCAGGCGCTGTGCGAGATGATCGTCGGCGGTCTGATGAAGCCCGGCGAACCGTTGCCGCCCTCGCGGACGCTGGCCAAGCAGACGGGGTTCCGACGCAACGCCATCGTCACCGCCTACGAACGCCTGATCGCCGATGGCTTTGCGGAAGCGATCGTCGGCTCCGGCACCTTCGTTGCCGCACGAATCCCTGCACGGGCCACCGGGCCCAAGAAGCCGATAGCAATCGTCGAGTCGCCCACGCAGGGCGCGTTCTCGCTCGGCTGTACCCATATCGACGAGCGCGCCCTGCAGCGCTTTCGCGCCTTCGTCGGCCGGCGCATGCGCGCGTTCGGTGCCGAACATCTCCACTACGGCGATCCCCGCGGCAGCCGCGAACTGCGCGCGGCGATCGCCGATCATCTGCTGTCAGCGCGGGGCCTGCGCTGTGATCCCGACCAGATCATGCTGACGTCAGGCACGCTGCACGCGCTCCGCATCGTGCTCAGTGCAATCCTCAAGCCCCATGACCAGGTCTGGTGCGAGGATCCTGGCTATCCCGCCGCACGCAAGACCATCGCGCATTGCGGCTATCGTGCGGTACCCGTTGCCGTCGACGAGCATGGGATGCGTGTTGCCAAGGGTCGTACTGCCGCGCCATCGGCGCGCGCAGCCTATGTGACGCCGTCGCATCAATTTCCGTTGGGCGTGCAGATGTCGATGCCGCGACGGCTCGAGCTTCTGGATTGGGCCAAGACCGCCGGCGCCTTCGTGCTGGAGGACGATTACGACAGCGAGTTCCGCTATGACGGCGCTCCGCTGATGTCACTCGCCGGCATTGATCGCCTCCAGCGGGTGATCTACATGGGCACGTTCGCCAAGACGCTGTTTCCGGGCCTGCGCATCGGCTATTGCGCAATGCCCGACCGCTTGATCGCGGACGTGACGGCCGCGCGTGCCGCGCTCGACCGCTTTCCCGGCACGCTGATGGAAGGCGCGGTGGCCGACATGCTCAATTCCGGCGCGTTCGCCGCGAACCTGAAGCGCGTGCGAAAACTCTATCGCGAGGCGCGCGACGCCCTGGCTGAAACGCTGGAAGCGGCATCGGGTGGCGCGCTGTCCGTGCCGGTGCCGTCACAGGGCCTGCATCTGGTCGCCAGATTCGACCCGTCGGTCGATCTGTCGGTTGCCGCCGAAGCCAAGCAGGCAGCCGGCGCGGAAGGCTGGCTGCTGGCCGACACCTATTCGCGCGCACGTCCCCTGCCCGGTTTCGTGCTGGGATTTTCGGGGCACGCAGTTCCGCAGCTTGTGGCATCCGCCGAGCGGCTCGCGCGGGAATCGCGCGCCGCCTTGCGTGCGAAGGGCAAATCTGCCCGGCGGGCGTGA
- a CDS encoding pyridoxamine 5'-phosphate oxidase family protein, whose translation MSQAETSNSYPTSARSQVKRRHDRGFYDHDTVHRILDATMLCHVSYVIDGQPYCTPTFFWREGTKLYWHGSSASRMLRNQTKGERVCLTVAHLDSLVLARCGFNHSADYRAVMAFGTAHLVTDPEEKERAVIAMVDRFFPDRTAGLRQSNTQEIKATSFIAMEIEEASAKVRAKGVADDDEDYALPIYAERIPVRTVLGAPEPCPRLLDGVTRPVTLDGYSEGRLLEDALRDAYFAEYPNG comes from the coding sequence GTGAGCCAAGCTGAGACTTCAAATTCTTATCCGACGTCAGCGCGCAGCCAGGTGAAGCGCCGTCACGACCGCGGCTTCTACGATCACGACACGGTTCATCGCATCCTCGATGCCACGATGCTCTGCCACGTCTCCTATGTGATCGACGGTCAGCCCTATTGCACGCCGACTTTCTTCTGGCGCGAGGGGACCAAGCTGTACTGGCATGGCTCGAGCGCGAGCCGGATGCTGCGCAATCAGACCAAGGGCGAGCGGGTGTGCCTGACGGTCGCTCATCTCGACAGCCTGGTGCTGGCGCGCTGTGGCTTCAATCACTCCGCCGACTACCGCGCCGTGATGGCGTTCGGCACCGCCCATCTTGTCACCGATCCCGAAGAGAAAGAGCGCGCGGTGATCGCGATGGTCGACCGCTTCTTCCCGGATCGCACCGCTGGCCTGCGCCAGAGCAACACGCAGGAGATCAAGGCGACCTCCTTCATCGCGATGGAGATCGAGGAAGCCTCCGCAAAAGTCCGCGCCAAGGGTGTTGCCGACGATGATGAGGACTACGCGTTGCCGATCTACGCCGAACGCATTCCGGTGCGCACCGTGCTCGGCGCGCCGGAACCGTGTCCGCGCCTGCTCGACGGCGTGACGCGGCCTGTGACGCTGGATGGCTATTCCGAAGGCCGCCTGCTCGAAGATGCATTGCGGGATGCCTATTTTGCAGAGTACCCGAACGGCTGA
- a CDS encoding ArgE/DapE family deacylase gives MNADTQQRILDAVDAGFEAQLATTSDFVAIPSTRGAEGPCQDMIGDLLRERGYEVDDWHINVDDLKDLRGFGPIEHDFSKARSVVGTYRPQTNGGKSLILQGHCDVVPAGPLELWDTPPFSPVIKDGKMFGRGACDMKSGTIGALSALDAIKAAGFRPTARIHFQSVIEEESTGVGALSTLQRGYRADACFIPEPTGGKMVRSQVGVIWFRLRVKGHPTHVAFAGSGANAIMAAYHLIQSIQKLEIEWNERAKADRHFKTLNHPINFNPGIIKGGDWASSVPAWCDVDCRIAILPGWSVADHQKEILACVAAAARNHRFLANNPPEIEWSGFLSDGYELTDAAAPEAAFGKAFNAVYGGAVDDLVFTALTDTRFYGLNYGIPSLCFGASGGEMHGFNEFVDLESLKKSTKAMALFIAEWCGVEKE, from the coding sequence ATGAATGCCGACACGCAGCAGAGGATTCTTGACGCCGTTGACGCCGGCTTCGAAGCCCAGCTTGCGACCACAAGCGATTTCGTCGCGATCCCCTCGACCCGCGGCGCGGAGGGACCGTGCCAGGACATGATCGGCGACCTCCTGCGCGAACGCGGCTACGAGGTCGACGATTGGCACATCAATGTCGACGATCTCAAGGATTTGCGCGGCTTCGGGCCGATCGAGCACGATTTCTCCAAGGCGCGCTCGGTGGTCGGGACCTACCGTCCTCAAACCAATGGCGGCAAATCGCTGATCCTCCAGGGCCATTGCGACGTCGTGCCGGCGGGGCCGCTGGAATTGTGGGACACGCCGCCGTTCTCGCCCGTCATCAAGGACGGCAAGATGTTCGGCCGCGGCGCCTGCGACATGAAGTCCGGCACCATCGGCGCGCTCTCAGCGCTGGATGCGATCAAGGCCGCGGGCTTCAGGCCGACGGCACGGATTCACTTCCAGTCGGTGATCGAGGAGGAAAGCACCGGCGTCGGCGCCCTCTCGACGCTGCAGCGTGGCTATCGTGCCGATGCCTGCTTCATCCCCGAGCCGACCGGCGGCAAGATGGTGCGCTCCCAGGTCGGGGTGATCTGGTTTCGCCTGCGCGTGAAGGGCCATCCGACCCATGTCGCGTTTGCGGGTTCAGGCGCCAATGCGATCATGGCGGCGTATCATTTGATCCAGTCGATCCAGAAGCTCGAGATCGAATGGAACGAGCGCGCGAAAGCAGATCGTCATTTCAAGACGCTCAACCACCCCATCAATTTCAATCCCGGCATCATCAAGGGCGGCGACTGGGCCTCCAGCGTGCCGGCCTGGTGCGATGTCGATTGCCGCATCGCGATCCTGCCGGGCTGGTCGGTGGCCGATCACCAGAAGGAGATTCTGGCTTGCGTCGCCGCCGCCGCGCGCAACCATCGCTTCCTCGCCAACAATCCGCCCGAGATCGAATGGTCGGGCTTCCTGTCGGACGGCTATGAACTGACCGACGCCGCCGCGCCGGAAGCCGCGTTCGGCAAAGCCTTCAACGCCGTCTATGGCGGCGCGGTCGACGATCTCGTCTTCACCGCGCTCACCGACACGCGCTTCTACGGCCTCAACTACGGCATCCCCAGCCTCTGCTTCGGCGCGAGCGGCGGCGAGATGCACGGCTTCAACGAATTCGTCGACCTGGAGTCGCTGAAGAAGTCGACCAAGGCGATGGCGCTGTTCATTGCGGAATGGTGCGGGGTGGAGAAGGAGTAG
- a CDS encoding alpha/beta hydrolase, with the protein MRDWDDAYANSAHVPGSDKLPALWAERAAAYRAGLKDFRPDIAYGPGERQRLDLILPDGDSKGVIVFVHGGYWMRFDKSHWTDLAEGARHHGWTVALPSYTLTPAARISDITAEITAAIAEAAALVSGPIRLAGHSAGGHLVTRMLCDDSRLEPAVYNRITGTLSISGLHDLRPLLKTKMNETLRMTMEEATLESAALHLPRGPAPVTAWVGGGERPEFIRQSDLMANVWTGFDVTTRLVVEPALNHFTVIDGLKDPSSQITARLIGLD; encoded by the coding sequence ATGCGCGATTGGGACGATGCTTACGCCAATTCGGCCCATGTGCCGGGCTCCGACAAGCTGCCGGCGCTGTGGGCGGAGCGGGCGGCGGCCTATCGCGCCGGGCTGAAGGATTTCCGTCCCGACATCGCCTATGGCCCCGGCGAGCGCCAGCGCCTCGACCTGATCCTGCCTGACGGCGACAGCAAGGGCGTCATCGTCTTCGTCCACGGCGGCTACTGGATGCGCTTCGACAAGTCACACTGGACCGATCTCGCCGAAGGCGCGCGCCATCATGGCTGGACGGTCGCGCTGCCGAGCTACACCCTGACGCCGGCCGCGCGCATCTCCGACATCACCGCCGAAATCACGGCCGCGATCGCCGAGGCGGCTGCGCTCGTGTCCGGACCGATCCGGCTCGCCGGCCACTCCGCCGGCGGCCATCTCGTCACGCGCATGCTGTGCGATGACAGTCGGCTCGAGCCCGCTGTCTACAACCGCATCACCGGCACACTCTCGATCAGCGGCCTGCACGATCTGCGGCCGCTGCTGAAGACGAAGATGAATGAGACGCTGCGCATGACCATGGAGGAGGCGACGCTCGAAAGCGCGGCGCTGCATCTGCCGCGTGGGCCCGCGCCGGTCACCGCCTGGGTCGGCGGCGGCGAGCGGCCCGAATTCATCCGCCAGTCCGATCTGATGGCCAATGTCTGGACCGGCTTCGATGTGACGACGCGTCTGGTCGTCGAGCCCGCGCTGAACCATTTCACTGTGATCGACGGGTTGAAGGATCCGTCGTCTCAGATCACCGCGCGCCTGATCGGTCTCGACTGA
- the kynA gene encoding tryptophan 2,3-dioxygenase, with the protein MTSSDYDPTSEGAETDFARSMSYGDYLALDAILGAQHPLSEAHDEMLFIIQHQTTELWMRLAIHELSAARRAIAHDEVQPAMKMLARVSRIFEQLNGAWDVLRTMTPSEYTRFRSQLGQSSGFQSRQYRLIEYLLGNRNHAMLKPHAHDAEVTKLLEAELATPSLYDEVLRLVDRNGLTMPAAVLARDVRETHSFNEGVLQAWRCVYEAPETHWMLYELAEKLVDFEDYFRRWRFNHVTTVERVIGFKRGTGGTGGVSYLKRMLEIELFPELWRVRTIL; encoded by the coding sequence ATGACGTCCAGCGATTACGATCCCACCAGCGAAGGCGCCGAGACCGATTTCGCCCGGAGCATGTCGTACGGCGACTATCTGGCGCTGGATGCGATCCTCGGCGCGCAGCATCCGCTCTCCGAAGCGCATGACGAGATGCTGTTCATCATCCAGCATCAGACCACCGAGCTGTGGATGCGGCTGGCCATCCACGAGCTCAGCGCCGCCCGCCGCGCCATCGCGCATGACGAGGTGCAGCCAGCGATGAAGATGCTGGCGCGGGTGTCGCGCATCTTCGAGCAGCTCAACGGCGCCTGGGACGTGCTGCGCACCATGACGCCCAGCGAATATACGCGCTTTCGCTCGCAACTCGGGCAATCCTCGGGCTTCCAGTCGCGCCAGTACCGGCTGATCGAATATCTGCTCGGCAACCGCAATCACGCCATGCTGAAGCCGCACGCGCACGACGCCGAGGTGACGAAGCTGCTGGAAGCCGAGCTTGCGACGCCGAGCCTCTATGACGAGGTGCTGCGGCTCGTCGACCGCAACGGGCTCACTATGCCGGCGGCGGTGCTGGCGCGCGACGTTCGCGAGACTCACAGTTTCAACGAAGGTGTGCTTCAGGCTTGGCGCTGCGTCTACGAGGCGCCCGAGACGCACTGGATGCTCTATGAGCTCGCCGAGAAGCTGGTCGATTTCGAGGATTATTTCCGGCGCTGGCGCTTCAACCACGTGACGACGGTCGAGCGCGTCATCGGCTTCAAGCGCGGCACCGGCGGCACCGGCGGCGTCAGCTATCTCAAGCGCATGCTGGAGATCGAGCTGTTCCCCGAACTCTGGCGCGTTCGCACCATCCTCTAG
- the kynU gene encoding kynureninase has translation MSTSESKLRVYDDTKSLFHLPDGVIYLDGNSLGALPRGVAERVNRVITAEWGDELIRAWNTAGWYVQPRRVGDRIARLIGAEAGSVMMGDTLSLKVYQALAAALDMNGQRKVILSDTGNFPTDLYMAEGLIATLGRGHQLRLVAPEEIEAALSGEIAVLYITEVDYRTGRRHDMARLTAKAHALGIVTVWDLAHSAGALPVDLAGSGADFAAGCTYKYLNAGPGAPAFLYVTPRHADSARAALSGWMGHAKPFAFDLGYAPAGGVERMRVGTPPVLAMAALEASLDIWDRVDISEVRARSLALGDLLIAEVEGRCPSLKLVTPRAHESRGSQVSFAFDGGYAAMQALIARGVIGDFRAPDIMRFGITPLYIGEAEVLKAAAIIEEVIAGEVWRRPEYQVANAVT, from the coding sequence ATGTCCACTTCCGAGTCGAAACTGCGCGTCTATGACGACACCAAGTCGCTATTCCATCTGCCTGACGGCGTGATCTATCTCGACGGCAACTCGCTCGGCGCGCTGCCACGGGGCGTCGCCGAGCGCGTCAATCGTGTCATCACGGCCGAGTGGGGCGATGAGTTGATCCGCGCCTGGAATACCGCGGGCTGGTACGTGCAGCCGCGCCGCGTCGGCGACCGCATCGCGCGGCTGATCGGTGCAGAGGCCGGCTCGGTGATGATGGGCGACACGCTGTCGCTGAAAGTCTATCAGGCGCTCGCCGCCGCACTCGACATGAACGGGCAGCGCAAGGTCATCCTGTCGGACACCGGCAATTTCCCGACCGACCTCTACATGGCCGAAGGCCTGATTGCGACGCTCGGACGCGGCCATCAATTGCGCCTGGTAGCGCCGGAGGAGATCGAGGCCGCGCTGTCGGGGGAGATCGCGGTCCTCTACATCACGGAGGTCGACTACCGCACCGGCCGCCGCCACGACATGGCGAGGCTCACGGCGAAGGCGCATGCGCTCGGCATCGTCACCGTCTGGGACCTCGCGCATTCGGCCGGTGCGCTGCCGGTCGATCTCGCAGGCAGCGGCGCCGATTTCGCCGCCGGCTGCACCTACAAATATCTCAATGCCGGACCCGGCGCGCCGGCCTTCCTCTACGTCACACCGCGCCACGCCGACAGCGCGCGTGCTGCGCTCTCGGGCTGGATGGGCCACGCAAAACCCTTCGCCTTCGATCTCGGCTATGCGCCTGCCGGTGGAGTCGAGCGCATGCGCGTCGGCACCCCGCCGGTGCTGGCAATGGCGGCGCTGGAGGCCTCGCTCGACATCTGGGACCGCGTCGATATCTCGGAGGTCCGCGCCCGTTCGCTCGCGCTCGGCGATTTATTGATTGCCGAAGTCGAGGGTCGCTGCCCGTCGCTCAAGCTGGTGACGCCGCGCGCGCACGAGAGCCGCGGCTCGCAAGTCTCCTTTGCCTTCGACGGCGGCTACGCCGCCATGCAGGCGCTGATCGCCCGCGGCGTGATCGGCGATTTCCGCGCGCCGGACATCATGAGGTTTGGCATCACGCCGCTCTATATCGGCGAGGCTGAGGTGCTGAAGGCGGCCGCGATCATCGAGGAGGTGATCGCAGGCGAGGTGTGGCGCCGGCCGGAATATCAGGTGGCGAATGCGGTGACGTGA
- a CDS encoding cobalamin-binding protein codes for MRHFPPRRIVCLTEETVETLYLLGAQDRIVGVSGYAVRPPEVRREKPRVSAFVSADIPKILALEPDLVLAFSDLQAGIVADLVREGVDVHVFNQRDVAGILAMIRTLGALVGAGERAEALAQGFERRLAAIAATPRPSPRPKVYFEEWDDPLISGIGWVSELIEIAGGEDMFPELRHRQAAKDRIVSADAVRKAAPEVILASWCGKKVVPARIRAREGWSDIPAVRNDRIVEIKSTIILQPGPAALTDGLDAIVKALWPAHVTAFAT; via the coding sequence ATGCGCCACTTCCCTCCCCGCCGCATCGTCTGCCTGACCGAAGAGACGGTCGAGACACTCTATTTGCTCGGCGCGCAGGATCGCATCGTCGGCGTCTCCGGCTATGCCGTGCGCCCGCCCGAAGTGCGACGCGAGAAGCCGCGGGTGTCCGCCTTTGTCTCCGCGGACATCCCAAAGATCCTGGCGCTGGAACCGGACCTGGTGCTGGCCTTCTCCGATCTCCAGGCCGGCATCGTCGCCGATCTCGTGCGCGAGGGCGTCGATGTCCACGTCTTCAACCAGCGCGACGTCGCCGGGATTTTGGCGATGATCCGCACGCTCGGCGCACTGGTCGGCGCAGGCGAGCGCGCCGAGGCACTCGCACAAGGTTTCGAACGGCGCCTCGCCGCAATCGCCGCAACGCCCCGGCCCTCACCGCGGCCAAAAGTCTATTTCGAAGAATGGGACGACCCGCTGATCTCCGGCATCGGCTGGGTCTCCGAGCTGATCGAGATCGCCGGCGGAGAGGATATGTTCCCCGAGTTGCGACATCGGCAGGCCGCCAAGGACCGCATCGTCTCGGCGGACGCGGTACGCAAAGCCGCGCCTGAGGTCATCCTCGCCTCCTGGTGCGGCAAGAAGGTCGTACCTGCCCGCATCCGTGCGCGCGAGGGCTGGAGCGATATCCCCGCCGTCCGCAACGACCGCATCGTCGAGATCAAATCGACGATCATCCTGCAACCGGGGCCGGCAGCGCTGACGGACGGCCTCGATGCGATCGTGAAGGCGTTGTGGCCCGCTCACGTCACCGCATTCGCCACCTGA
- a CDS encoding PaaI family thioesterase, translated as MTPLEKLKAMKMPFAELKGVEFVEAEKDRVVARMTVRPDLCTLHHTIHGGAVMALADSVGAAATVINLPEDAKGTTTLESKTNFIGGAKEGTTLIATATPVHRGRRTQVWTTRLETEEGKLVAVVTQTQLVLV; from the coding sequence ATGACGCCGCTCGAGAAACTTAAAGCGATGAAGATGCCGTTCGCCGAGCTCAAGGGCGTCGAGTTCGTCGAGGCCGAGAAGGATCGCGTGGTGGCGCGGATGACGGTGAGGCCCGACCTCTGCACGCTTCACCACACGATCCACGGTGGCGCGGTGATGGCGCTGGCCGATTCCGTCGGTGCAGCCGCGACCGTGATCAACCTGCCGGAGGACGCCAAGGGTACCACCACGCTGGAGAGCAAAACCAACTTTATCGGCGGAGCCAAGGAGGGAACCACGCTCATCGCGACGGCCACCCCGGTCCATCGGGGCCGGCGGACCCAGGTCTGGACGACCCGGTTGGAGACCGAGGAGGGCAAACTGGTCGCCGTAGTCACCCAGACCCAGCTCGTCCTCGTATAA
- a CDS encoding GNAT family N-acetyltransferase, which translates to MALEETTRTRSVRGYVRTLSQQEELPLLRDHLLRLDAESRHDRFNGFLDDSFIERYAARCAEDGTVIVAYIVDGMVRGAAELHPPEDDSLPEVAFSVEASARRQNVGTVLFSRLIAEARWKGFKRLRITTGSENHAMRALARKFGAHLQFRHGESTGTIDLAKTPEAELAELAAAPFTAGRALLNFNSTWWKLISSMYGNRAA; encoded by the coding sequence TTGGCACTTGAAGAAACCACCCGCACGAGGTCCGTTCGGGGTTACGTGCGGACCTTAAGCCAGCAGGAAGAATTGCCGCTTCTGCGCGATCACCTGTTGAGGCTCGATGCCGAAAGCCGGCACGACCGCTTCAATGGCTTTCTCGACGATAGTTTCATCGAGCGTTACGCCGCCCGCTGCGCCGAAGACGGCACCGTGATCGTCGCCTATATCGTCGACGGTATGGTCCGCGGCGCGGCCGAGCTGCATCCGCCGGAGGATGATTCGCTGCCCGAGGTCGCCTTCAGCGTGGAAGCCTCAGCGCGCCGCCAGAACGTCGGCACCGTGCTGTTCAGCCGCCTGATCGCGGAAGCGCGCTGGAAGGGTTTCAAGCGGCTGCGCATCACCACTGGATCGGAAAATCACGCAATGCGCGCGCTTGCCAGGAAGTTCGGCGCGCATCTGCAATTCCGCCATGGCGAATCGACTGGCACGATTGACCTGGCCAAGACGCCTGAAGCTGAACTCGCCGAACTCGCAGCGGCGCCGTTCACGGCCGGCCGGGCCTTGCTCAACTTCAACTCTACCTGGTGGAAGCTCATCTCGAGCATGTACGGCAACCGTGCCGCCTAG